One Gossypium hirsutum isolate 1008001.06 chromosome A11, Gossypium_hirsutum_v2.1, whole genome shotgun sequence genomic window carries:
- the LOC107898581 gene encoding annexin D2 isoform X1 — MATLKVPAHVPAPSEDAEQLRKAFEGWGTNEQLIIDILAHRNAAQRNLIRKTYREAYGEDLLKSLDEELSSDFERAVVLFTLDPAERDAFLAHEATKRFTSSHWVLMEIACTRSSHELFNVRKAYHDLYKKSLEEDVAHHTKGGYRKLLDPLVSAFRYQGEEVNMTLARSEAKILREKISDKQYSDEEVIRIVTTRSKAQLNATLNHYNTAFGNAINKDLKADPEDEFLKLLRAAIKCLTVPEKYFEKVLRQAINKLGTDEWALTRVVATRAEVDMVRIKEEYQRRNSVTLEKAIAGDTSGDYEKMLLALIGAGDV, encoded by the exons ATGGCAACCCTTAAGGTTCCAGCTCATGTACCTGCCCCTTCTGAGGATGCTGAGCAACTTCGTAAAGCTTTTGAAG GATGGGGTACAAATGAGCAATTGATTATCGACATATTGGCTCACAGGAATGCAGCTCAGCGCAATTTGATTCGTAAAACTTATCGTGAAGCTTATGGGGAAGATCTCCTTAAGTCTTTGGATGAGGAACTTTCAAGTGACTTTGAG CGAGCTGTGGTGCTGTTTACTTTGGACCCTGCAGAGCGTGATGCATTTCTGGCTCATGAAGCTACAAAGAGGTTCACATCAAGCCATTGGGTTCTCATGGAAATTGCTTGCACTAGGTCTTCACATGAACTGTTCAATGTGAGGAAGGCGTATCACGATCTTTACAAGAAATCCCTTGAAGAAGATGTTGCACACCATACCAAGGGAGGCTACCGCAAG CTTTTGGATCCACTTGTTAGTGCATTCCGATACCAGGGAGAGGAGGTGAACATGACACTGGCAAGGTCGGAGGCAAAGATACTTCGAGAGAAGATCTCAGACAAGCAGTACAGTGATGAGGAGGTCATCAGGATTGTAACAACACGGAGTAAGGCACAGTTAAATGCTACTCTGAATCATTACAATACTGCATTTGGGAATGCTATCAACAAG GATTTGAAGGCCGACCCCGAAGACGAATTCCTGAAATTGCTGAGAGCTGCAATCAAGTGCCTGACTGTGCCTGAGAAATATTTTGAGAAGGTGCTACGTCAAGCAATCAATAAGCTGGGAACAGATGAATGGGCTCTTACTAGAGTGGTCGCCACTCGGGCGGAGGTAGACATGGTACGTATTAAGGAGGAATATCAGCGAAGAAACAGTGTGACCCTGGAAAAAGCGATTGCTGGAGATACCTCTGGAGACTATGAGAAAATGCTGCTTGCGTTGATTGGAGCTGGAGACGTCTGA
- the LOC107898581 gene encoding annexin D2 isoform X2, whose translation MGWGTNEQLIIDILAHRNAAQRNLIRKTYREAYGEDLLKSLDEELSSDFERAVVLFTLDPAERDAFLAHEATKRFTSSHWVLMEIACTRSSHELFNVRKAYHDLYKKSLEEDVAHHTKGGYRKLLDPLVSAFRYQGEEVNMTLARSEAKILREKISDKQYSDEEVIRIVTTRSKAQLNATLNHYNTAFGNAINKDLKADPEDEFLKLLRAAIKCLTVPEKYFEKVLRQAINKLGTDEWALTRVVATRAEVDMVRIKEEYQRRNSVTLEKAIAGDTSGDYEKMLLALIGAGDV comes from the exons ATGG GATGGGGTACAAATGAGCAATTGATTATCGACATATTGGCTCACAGGAATGCAGCTCAGCGCAATTTGATTCGTAAAACTTATCGTGAAGCTTATGGGGAAGATCTCCTTAAGTCTTTGGATGAGGAACTTTCAAGTGACTTTGAG CGAGCTGTGGTGCTGTTTACTTTGGACCCTGCAGAGCGTGATGCATTTCTGGCTCATGAAGCTACAAAGAGGTTCACATCAAGCCATTGGGTTCTCATGGAAATTGCTTGCACTAGGTCTTCACATGAACTGTTCAATGTGAGGAAGGCGTATCACGATCTTTACAAGAAATCCCTTGAAGAAGATGTTGCACACCATACCAAGGGAGGCTACCGCAAG CTTTTGGATCCACTTGTTAGTGCATTCCGATACCAGGGAGAGGAGGTGAACATGACACTGGCAAGGTCGGAGGCAAAGATACTTCGAGAGAAGATCTCAGACAAGCAGTACAGTGATGAGGAGGTCATCAGGATTGTAACAACACGGAGTAAGGCACAGTTAAATGCTACTCTGAATCATTACAATACTGCATTTGGGAATGCTATCAACAAG GATTTGAAGGCCGACCCCGAAGACGAATTCCTGAAATTGCTGAGAGCTGCAATCAAGTGCCTGACTGTGCCTGAGAAATATTTTGAGAAGGTGCTACGTCAAGCAATCAATAAGCTGGGAACAGATGAATGGGCTCTTACTAGAGTGGTCGCCACTCGGGCGGAGGTAGACATGGTACGTATTAAGGAGGAATATCAGCGAAGAAACAGTGTGACCCTGGAAAAAGCGATTGCTGGAGATACCTCTGGAGACTATGAGAAAATGCTGCTTGCGTTGATTGGAGCTGGAGACGTCTGA
- the LOC107905621 gene encoding uncharacterized protein, with amino-acid sequence MGIPHFLIPSLCCELKVLQARNIELKYPGNLFVRYYLFAGSNKRVKVDSHEISSKLDPIWNESFSLECSGTQESINGLKQQTLVFELRCRSKMMTVLGKMGKSKLLGRAEIPWKAVLESPNMEIEKYWVTMSVNDCVLESLKPPSIQISMKLGEGPAIVETEKKKKRKQSLKNSWDGCGCKDVGGGCCSCADYEIFALAAAMEAL; translated from the coding sequence ATGGGTATCCCTCATTTCCTTATTCCCTCTCTTTGTTGTGAACTAAAAGTCCTGCAAGCCAGAAACATAGAGCTAAAGTACCCTGGAAATCTTTTTGTGAGATACTATCTTTTTGCAGGAAGCAACAAGAGAGTTAAAGTAGACAGCCATGAGATCTCCTCAAAGTTGGACCCCATTTGGAATGAATCCTTCTCCTTGGAATGCTCGGGAACCCAAGAATCTATCAATGGCCTGAAGCAACAAACCCTAGTTTTTGAGCTCCGTTGCAGGAGCAAAATGATGACAGTTCTTGGAAAGATGGGGAAGTCAAAGCTTTTGGGAAGAGCTGAAATACCATGGAAGGCTGTTTTAGAATCACCAAACATGGAGATTGAGAAGTATTGGGTTACCATGTCCGTGAATGATTGTGTTCTTGAAAGTCTTAAGCCTCCTTCAATACAAATATCAATGAAATTAGGTGAAGGTCCAGCAATTGTGGaaacagagaagaagaagaagagaaaacaaaGTTTGAAGAACAGCTGGGATGGATGTGGATGCAAAGATGTTGGTGGAGGGTGCTGCAGCTGTGCAGATTATGAAATATTTGCACTAGCGGCTGCTATGGAAGCACTTTAG